One region of Trichosurus vulpecula isolate mTriVul1 chromosome 1, mTriVul1.pri, whole genome shotgun sequence genomic DNA includes:
- the LOC118833874 gene encoding cytochrome P450 11B1, mitochondrial-like, translating into MDYLWDGLGLRHRPSLRQWEMKQELGSQLLQTLMWRLGGCRRLCSRALQEPLRELEPPSVSVRPFEAIPQSKGNPWTKLLRIWKDKGYENLHLETQQNFQKLGPIYREKVGTVSTVNLMLPQDVEKVLKAEGSLPQRSLVMPWVAHRQSRKLKRGIFLLNGREWLDDRMKLNQEVLSLKSTTQFIPLVNSVCQDFVQHLNNQIQRNVRKSITFSICPHVLRFTLEAGTYVLYGERLGLLSDDPDPDGLKFIQAMNTILSSTPLLIYTPFALSQLINSRLWKLHLASWDVVFQYAEKCIQRIYQEMCLNGSSQYSGIMAELLARGDLSLDAIKANVTELTAGSVETTAFPLISTLFELARNQDLQSALRAESKEVGARLQETPQLLVKELPLLRATIKETLRLYPVAPVIHRYLAKDTVLQNYSVRAGTLIQIFLYAMGRSPEVWARPEHYDPSRWLAPNNQVSNFRFLFFGFGVRQCIGRRLAETEMLLFLHHILKNFQVETLCKDNLNLIYRFVLHPKSFPLFTIRILD; encoded by the exons ATGGACTATTTATGGGATGGGCTTGGGCTCAGGCACAGACCAAGCCTCAGACAGTgggagatgaagcaagagttaggGTCACAGCTGCTACAGACCCTGATGTGGAGGCTGGGAGGATGCCGGAGACTGTGCTCAAGGGCTCTCCAGGAGCCCCTCAGGGAGCTGGAGCCCCCATCTGTTTCTGTGAGGCCCTTTGAGGCCATTCCCCAGAGCAAAGGCAACCCCTGGACCAAACTGCTGCGAATATGGAAGGACAAAGGCTATGAGAACTTACACTTAGAGACCCAGCAGAACTTTCAGAAGTTGGGACCCATCTACAG GGAAAAGGTGGGCACTGTAAGCACAGTGAATTTGATGTTGCCCCAGGATGTGGAGAAGGTGCTGAAGGCTGAAGGATCATTACCCCAGAGGAGTCTGGTGATGCCCTGGGTGGCTCACAGACAGAGCCGCAAGCTCAAGCGTGGCATCTTTCTCCT gaatgggagagaaTGGTTGGATGACCGTATGAAGTTGAACCAGGAAGTGCTTTCCCTGAAGAGTACTACTCAGTTCATACCCTTGGTGAATTCTGTCTGCCAAGATTTTGTCCAACACTTGAATAATCAAATCCAGAGGAATGTTCGAAAGTCTATCACCTTCAGCATCTGCCCCCATGTATTAAGATTCACTTTGGAAG CTGGTACCTATGTCTTGTATGGAGAACGACTGGGATTGCTAAGTGATGACCCAGACCCTGATGGTTTGAAGTTTATCCAGGCCATGAACACCATACTATCTTCTACACCTCTACTCATCTACACACCCTTTGCCCTGAGCCAACTGATCAACTCCAGGTTATGGAAACTACACTTAGCCTCTTGGGATGTTGTTTTCCAGTATG CTGAAAAGTGCATTCAGAGAATCTACCAGGAGATGTGTTTGAATGGCTCATCCCAATACTCAGGTATCATGGCTGAACTGCTGGCAAGGGGTGACCTCTCTCTAGATGCCATCAAAGCCAACGTAACGGAACTCACTGCTGGAAGCGTGGAAACG ACCGCATTCCCCCTGATATCAACCCTCTTTGAGCTGGCCCGGAACCAAGATCTGCAGAGTGCTTTGAGGGCAGAGAGTAAGGAGGTGGGGGCACGGCTCCAAGAGACTCCACAACTATTGGTCAAGGAACTGCCCCTGCTTCGTGCTACCATCAAAGAGACCCTGAG GCTTTATCCAGTTGCCCCGGTCATACATCGCTACCTGGCCAAGGACACGGTCCTGCAGAATTACAGTGTCCGTGCTGGC ACCCTGATCCAGATCTTCCTCTATGCCATGGGCCGCAGCCCAGAGGTGTGGGCCAGGCCTGAACACTATGACCCCTCTCGCTGGTTGGCTCCCAATAATCAGGTCTCCAACTTCCGCTTCTTGTTCTTTGGCTTTGGGGTTCGCCAGTGCATTGGCCGCAGGCTAGCTGAGACAGAAATGCTCCTCTTCTTGCACCAT ATCTTGAAAAATTTCCAGGTGGAGACTTTATGTAAGGACAACCTGAACTTGATTTATCGCTTCGTCCTTCACCCAAAATCCTTCCCACTCTTTACCATCCGTATCCTTGATTAA